Within Schumannella luteola, the genomic segment CTGCTCGCGATCGCGATCGTGCCGCTCGTCGGCACCGGCGGCGACGTGCAGGGCTCCTACGGCGCCGCCGCGACCTCCGGCCCGCTCGGTCTCGTGCTGCAGCTGCTCTTCATCGCCGTGCTCACCCCGATCGGCGAGGAGTTCGCGTTCCGCGGTGTGCTGACGAACGCCCTGCAGCGCTACGGCGCCGTGCTGAGCGTCATCGCGAGCACGATCGTCTTCGCGCTGGCGCACGGCGTGAACCTCGCGCTCGTCCCGGCCGTCGCGGTCGGCGCCGTCAGCGGCGTGCTGTTCGTGCGGTCGAAGTCGGTGTGGCCGGGCGTGATCGTGCACGCGGTCAACAACGCCGTCGGCACGGGGCTCACGCTGCTGTTCGCGGGGGCGTGAGCGTCGGGCGGGCGACCACGGCTGCCGGCGAGATGGCGAAGGGCGGCCCCGCGGATGCAGGAGCCGCCCTTCGGCGTGAGTCGATGCGCTGCAGCGCGCAGCGACGCGCGCTCAGCGGCGCCCGCGCCGGAAGAACTCGTTCGCCCCGCCCACGTAGGCCAGCACGATCGCGAGCACGTAGAACGCGAGCGTGAACCACGAGGTGCCCTCGCCGTTCGAGCCGTTGCCGATCGCGCCGATGATCGCGAGCACGCCGATGATGGTGAGCAGGATGCGCGCCCAGTTGCGCCCCTGCGCGAACTTCACGAGCACGGCGATCTGCACGACCGCGATCACGAGGGCGACGACGGCGCCGACGAGGAGGAATCCGGTCGCGCCCGATCCCCCGACCGCGGCGGCGGCCCCCGAGGCGCCGAGCCCGATGAAGGCGATGATCGCGCCGACGATGCCGAGGATGGCGGCCAGCACCCAGAGGATGAGCGAGGCGGTGACGGTTCCGGGGCGGTTCATGGGTGCTCCTTCACGGGCAGCGACGACGGGGTGCGGCACGGCCCGAGGCGAAGGTAGTCGCGCGGCGCCGCTCACCCGCGTCTCGCCCAGGCCTCACCCAGGAAGGCCGCCTCGGCACAGACCGCAGCCCCGGCCGTCGCTCGACGGCCGGGGCTCCGGTGCGATCGCGGCCCGATTCGGCGCGGTCGCGATCAGTGCGTCATCGCCGTGTCATCACTGCGCCGTCACTGCGCGCTGCCGCCGAGGCGACGACGACGCGCGACGATCACGGCGGCCGCTCCCGCGAGCAGGAGCAGCAGTGCCGCGGCGAGGTACGGCGAGGCGGTGACGCCGGTGGCCGCGAGGGCCGCACGGTCGGCTTCCGTCGCGATCGCCTGCTCGGCAGCGGCGGGCGTGGCCGCGACCTGCAGGGCCGCCCAGCCGACGAGCGCGCCGGCGGCGTCGAACACCGCGAGACGGTGCGCGCCGGCGGGGGTGGATGCCGGGATCGTCACGGCGAGACGGCCGTCGGCGTTCGCGGCGGTCCAGTCGCCGCCGAGCAGCTGCGGCGTCGAGAACAGCCAGACGGCGTTCCAGCTGCCCGCGGCCTTCGCCCCGAGGTCGATCGTGACGGTCGAGCCGGCAGCGACGTTCGACGCCGACAGCGTCACGCCGCCCGCATCCACGCCGTCGAGCTCGGCTCCCGTGCGCGCGACCGGAGTCGCCCCGGGCTTGCGCTGGCCGTCGAGCACGGTCAGCGTGACAGGCTGCGACTCGGCGACGACCGCGTGGTCGTCACCGTAGAGGCGGGCGATGACCCGGGCGCCGGCGTCGACCGCGGCGACCGTGTGCTTCAGCGTCGCCGCGGTGCTCGATCCGGGAACGACCGTGTAGTCGGCGTCGCCGACGCGCTGGATGAACCAGTGCCAGTGGTCGAGCTCGGTCGTCGGCTCGGCGGTCACAGCGAGCTCCGCCGTGTCGCCCGGGTAGTAGCCGTCGGCGGCGAGCCCGCCGATGCTGAGCTTCGGCGCGACCGGCTGACCGGGCGCCGCATCCACCTTCAGCACGACCGGCGTCGACTCGGCGAGCACGGCGTGGTCGTGATCGAAGAGGCGGATGACCAGTGACGCGCCGTCCTCGGCGGCCGTGACGGGCAGCGAGAGCGTCGACTCGCGCGACTGGTCGACCCAGACGTAGTCGGCGGCGCCCGCCTTCTTGAGGTACCAGTGGTAGTGCTCATCGCTGGTCTGCGGATTCTGCGCGGAGGTGAACTGCGCCGCGTCGCCCACCGCGTAGGCGGCCTTGTCGGCGGTGACCGTGAGCACGGTCGTCGCGGGCAGCTGGGTCACCTTCAGCGTGAAGGGCTTCGACTCGGCGTGGATGCGCGTGCCGTCGAGCAGGCGCACGGCGTACTGCGTGCCGTTCAGCGCGAGGGTCGGCTTGACGCTGAAGTCGGCCTTCGTCGCGCCGGCGATCGGCGTGAACTCGGCAGCGGCGGGCGCCTTCGAGACCCACTGGTAGGTGCTGAGGGCGGTCGCGGGCGTCTGCTTGGTGGTGAACTTCGCCGTCTGACCGATCTTGTAGTCGGTCTTGTCGGCGATGAGCTCGAGCTCGGTATCGGGCGTCTCGGCCGTGTGTCCGACCGTGAGCAGCAGCGGCTGCGACTCGGTGTAGACGCTGCCGTCGTCGCCGACGACACGGGCGATCACGGTGGCGCCGTCGAGGTCGGGAGTCGCGGTGAATTCGGCGTCAGCGCTGGTCTGGCCGTCGATGACGGTCGGCTCGACCGCATCGGCGCGCTGCACGAGCCACTGCCAGCGGCTCAGCACCGTCGCCGGGTCGTGCGCGCCGCTGAGGCGGATGGGCGCATCCACCGCGTAGCTCGCGGCGAGTCCCGAGACGACGATCGTGCGAGCGGGCGCCTGACCGTGGTCGTCGACCTCGATCGTGCGCGGCTCGGAGACGGCGACATCGGCGCCGCCGTGCACGAGCACGACGCGCACCCGGGCGTCGGCGAGCGCGGGCTCGACCGTCAGCTGCAGCGTGGCGGCGGTTCCGTCGACCGCGGCGAAGTCGTTCTGGTCGGCGCGCTGGATCTCCCAGCGGTAGCTGGAGTCGGCCGCGGCATCCGTCGCCGTCGCCGTCAGATCGACGGGGTGGCCGCTGTGGTAGTGAGCCGACAGCGGGGCGAGCTCGACCTTCGGCTGGGCCGGCGCGGCGGTGATCGCGATGGCGAAGGGCGCCGATTCCGCGATCACGGCGTGGTCGTCGCCGTAGAGGCGGGCGATGAGCTCGTGGCCGTCGAGGTCGGCGGCGGCGGTCAGGGCGAGGGACGAGGTGGCCTGGCCGGGAACGACGGCCCATTCACCACCCGGCGCACGGCTGAACCAGTGCCAGTGGTCGTGGCTTGACGGCGGTGCGACGGTCGCGGTCAGCGAGATCTGCTCGTCCGCGGTGTAGCTGGTCTTGCCGCCGCTCAGCGTCACGGTCGTCGGCTGCGGCTCGGTGTCGCCGACCTCGAAGCTGTAGACGTGCGTGTCGCTCGCGATCGACTTCGTGCCGTCGGCGTTCTTCGCCGAGGCGGCGACGGTCAGCTGGTAGCTGCCCGCCTTCGTGAAGGTCCACTGCGCGTGGCTGTGCGTGGGTTTCGGCACGTGGATGCTGCCGGGCAGCTGGGTGCTTCCGCCCTCGAGCAGCGGGGTCACCGCCCCGAAGGAGCCGAGACCGTAGAGGAAGACGTCGCCGGGACCCTCGACCTTCGCGATGTCGATCGTGACATCTGAGTAGGCGGCGCCCTGGGTGCCGCTGGTGTCCCAGCCCGGCCAGATCAGGTCGGCGTTCTGGCTGAGCGGGAGCACGTAGCCGCTGGGTGCGCCGGGGTAGCCGGCCGGCAGCTGGTCGGTGTACGCCGATTGCTTGACCTTGAGCACCACGTCTTCAGGCACGTGCTTCACGTGGCTGCCGGTCACGTCCTCCTGCAGGGCGAGCGAGAGGGCGTCGCCGGTGGCGCTGACGGCGAAGGCGTCGATGTGACCGCTGTCGAGCGCGAGCGGCCCGGCGGCGAGCGCGGCGGTCGGGGTGAGCAGCGATCCGGCGAGAGCGGCGAGACCGACGGCACCCCCGATCAGCCGCGGGGTTCGGGTGAGGGGCATGGTGACCTTTCGGTGTCCGGCTCGTTATCGATAACGAGTCTCATTTCGATCGAGCCTAGCCTGCGTTACGGGTGTCGCCGAGCGGCGGAGACGCGGTGACGCCGCAAAACCAGAAACAACCCTTTCCATAAACAAGGTTGGCTGTTACTGTCGCCGCATGAGCGACGGAGCGCAGACGCCGATGCCGGGCCAGCCCGGCCAGCCCCGCCTGCTGCGCCAGCTCAATGACCGCACCGCGCTCACCCTGCTGCTCGACCGCGGGCCCCTCAGCCGCAACGAGATCGCGAGCCTCACCGGACTCAGCAAGCCGACGGCCGCCGAGATCATCCGCCGGCTCGAGACCGCGGGCGTCATCACCGAGGTCGACGCCGCCTCCCCCAGTGGGCGCCGCGGACCCAACGCTGCGCTCTACGCCGTCGACGTCAGCTCGACGATCGCCGTCGCGATCGACATCCAGTTGGTGGATGTGCGCTCCACCGTCGTCGACGCGACCGGCGCCGCGCATCCCCTCGTCGCCTACCGCATGTCACCCGACGAGGCCCGCGCCGACGCCGCCGAGATCATCGAGGCCGCGATCGCGCGCGCCGCCGACGCTGCCGGGATCGATCCAGAGAGTGTCACCGCCGCCGCGGTGGGCGTGCAGGCCTCGGTCGACCACGCCAGCGACAGTCTGATCTTCACCGACGTGCCGGGCGGCTGGCCGCGCGACCGCGTCGCCGAGACCCTGTCGAGCGCCCTCGGACTGCGGGTCGTGCTCGAGAACGACGCGAACCTCGCCGCGATCGCCGAGCGCCGCATCGGCGTCGGCCGCGCGAGCAGCTCGTTCGCGCTGTTCTGGGTCGCCGAGGGCATCGGGCTCGCCCTCGACATCGGCGGGCGCGTGCACTCGGGCGCCTCGGGCGCCGCGGGCGAGACCGGCTACCTCAGCGTTCCGCGCGACGCCCTCGCGCTCGAGCCCGGCGCCGACACGGTCGCCGACCTGATCAGCGAGGATGCGGTCGTGCGGCTCGCGCTCGCCCACGACGTGATCGCGAACGCGTCCGCTGCCGCGGCGGCCACGGGCCATTTCCCGACCCCCGACCACGACGCCTGGCTGGCGGTGCTGGAGCGGATGCCGCACCTGGAGGAGCGGCATCCCTTCTTGCTCGCGCTCGGCGAGCGCCTCGGCCACAACGTGCTGCCCGCGCTCGCGGTGGCCGACCCCGAGACGGTCATCGTGCACGGACCCGTCGGCGTCGCCGGCGGTGCCGCACTCGCCGCCGCGACCACGGCCTGGCTGCGCACGCGCACCCGCTGGTCGACCGCGGTCGTCGCGCCCGGAGTCGAGGTCGCGCCGGCGCTGCGCGGCGCCGGCTTCGTGCTCGTCGACCTCGTGCGCGAGGCGCTCGTGGCCCGCGCGACCGACGGCGAGTCGGCCGCGACCGCATCGGCAACGCCGACAGCACCGACAGCACCGACAGCACCTACGAGCTCGACCGGCTAGAGCGACCGCCGCGCCCCACCAGACACCGAGCTCCACCGCTTCACCCCGCAACCGCACCACCGCACCACCGCCGCGTGATCCTCCCGGCGGCCTCGGTCGCGCCTTCTCGGCGCGCCCGGACCGCGCACCGCCCCACCAGCACCACCCCACCAGCACCGCCCCACCAGCACCGCCGCACCAGCACCGCCGCACCAGCACATCCACCACAGCTCCCCCGACGAAAGCGAGACCGAGATGCCCGCACGCAGCGCCACCCCCGCCCGCCGCTCCGCATCCCCGCACCGCCCGCGCACCCCGCGCCGGCTCGTCGCGGCCCTCGCGCTGGCCGCGGCCACCGCGACCCTCATCGCCGGCTGCACCTCGGGCGGCGGCAGCGGCACGATCGACAAGACCGCCCCGACGCACCTGAAGGGCACCGTCTCGCTCTGGCACTTCTTCACCGACCGCGAGGCGAAGGTCGTGCAGACCGCGATCGACGGCTTCGAGAAGGCGAACCCGGATGTGACGGTCACGATCCACGCCGGGCAAGACGACGAGAAGCTGCAGAAGGCGATCTCGTCGGGCCAGTCGATCGACGTCGGCCTCTCGTACACGACCGCGATCGTCGGCAGCTTCTGCTCGTCGGGCGCGTTCCGCGACCTCGGGCCCTATGTGAAGCGCGACAAGGTCGACCTGAACGACATCCCGAAGGCCGAGCGCGACTACACCGAGTACCAGGGCACACGCTGCACGCTGCCGGTGCTCGCCGACGTCAGCGCGCTCATGTACAACAAGGCCCAGTTCGCGGCCGCCGGCATCACCGAGCCGCCGAAGACCCTCGACGAGCTGAAGGCGGATGCGCTGAAGCTCACCACCTACAACGCCGACGGCTCGATCAAGACGCTCGGCTTCAATCCGCTCATCGACTTCTACGAGAACTCGCCCGAGCACTGGTCGCCGATGATCGACGGGCAGTGGCTCGCGAAAGACGGCAGCAGCCTGATCGGCAAGTCCGGGGGCTGGAAGAAGCTGCTGACCTGGCAGAAGGACTTCGTCGACGAGATCGGCTACGACAAGCTGCGCAGCTTCACCTCGGGTCTCGGTCAGGAGTTCTCGGCTGACAACGCCTTCCAGACCGGGCAGGTCGCGATGCAGATCGACGGCGAGTACCGCAGCGCGTTCATCGCCGACCAGGCGCCCGACCTCGACTACGGCACCGCCCCGACGCCGGTGCTCGACGGCGTCGGCCACTACGGCGCGAGCTACGTGGCGGGCAACGTCGCCGGCATCGCGAAGGGGTCGAAGAACCCCGAGCTGGCCTGGGCGCTGCTGAAGTACCTCGCGACCGACACCGACACTCAGGTCGCGCTCGCGAACGGGCTCAAGAACACGCCGACGCTGACCTCGGCGCTCACCTCGTCGAAGCTCGAGGTAGATGAGAACTACCGCACCTTCATCGACGCGGCCGCGAACGAGCACACGATCACCTCACCGGCGACAACCGACGGCGCCGCCTACCTGAAGACGTTCCAGGATGCGTGGAACGACTACCAGGAGCACGGCGGCGACCTGACGAAGATCCTCAAGAAGGTCGACGCCGACATCGACGCCGCGAACCAGCTGGCGGGACCGTGAGCTCGGCGACGATCGCCGGCGGGGCAGCGCCAGCGCCTCGCCGGCGCCGCACGAGCCCCGACGCCCGGCGCCGCCGCGTCGCGCTGGTCATGCTCGCGCCCGCGCTGCTCGGCCTCGCGATCTTCTTCGTCTACCCGCTGATCGCGTCGATCGTCTACTCCTTCACCCGCTACAACCAGCTGCAGGATCCCCAGTTCGTCGGTCTGCTCAACTACCGCTTTCTGTTCACGCAGGATCCGCAGATCGCGGCGGCGGCGACGAACACGCTCTGGTTCGTCGTCATCCTGGTTCCGGTGCGCATCGTGTTCGCGCTGCTGGTCGCGGGGCTGCTCGCCCGAGCGCGCGCGGCGAGCGGGTTCTGGCGCACCCTGTTCTACCTGCCGGCGCTCGTGCCGCCGGTCGCGAGCGTGGTCGCCTTCGTGTTCCTGTTCAACCCGGGAACCGGACCGGTTAACCAGATCCTGCGCGCCGTCGGCATCCAGGGCCCGCTGTGGTTCAACGACCCGAACTGGTCGAAGCCGTCGCTCGTCATCCTCGGCGTCTGGGTCATGGGCGACATGATGATCATCTTCCTGGCGGCCTTGCTCGAGGTTCCTCGCGACCTCTACGAGGCGGCGTCGCTGGATGGCGCGAACGGCATCCAGCAGGTGCGGCACATCACGCTGCCGACGATCTCGCCGGTGATCGGCTTCTCGGTCGTGACCGGCGTGATCGCGGCGCTGCAGTACTTCACCGAGGCGGCCGTCGCGTCGGGGGTCGCGTCGGGCAAGGCCACGGTCGGCGGCGGCACCGGCTCGGGGCTCGGCTATCCGGGCACCTCGCTGCTCACCTACACGCAGCTGCTCTACACGCGCGGCTTCACGAGCTTCCAGTTCGGCTACGCCTCGGCGATGGCCGTGGTGCTCTTCGTCATCACAGCCGTGCTGCTCGTGCTGACGATGCGCCGCATCTCGATCTTCCGCGCCGAGGAGAGCTGACGATGAGCGTCTCCATCGGACTGAACCCTCGACGCCCCTCGCGCCTCCTCACCTGGATCGCCGAGCACACCCTGCTCGTGACGATCGGCGTGCTCACGATCGCCCCCATCGTGTTCGTGATCTCGACCTCGCTCATGAGCAGCAAGCAGGCGCTCACCGCGACGCTCGTGCCGAACCCGGTCGACTTCTCCAGCTACATCCGCGTCTTCACCGAGCTGCCGCTCGGTCAATGGTTCGGCAATGCGGCGCTCTACGCCGTGCTCGCGACCGTGTTCATGCTCGTCTCGAGCGTGCCGGCGGCGTACGCGCTGGCGCAGATCCGCTTCCGGGGCGCGAACCTCATCTTCACGGCGATCATCGTCGCGATGCTTCTGCCGCCGCAGGTGACCGCCGTGCCCGTCTACGTGCTGTGGTCGCAGCTGCACCTGACCGGCACGCTGTGGCCGCTCATCCTGCCGAACCTGCTCGGCGACGCGTTCAGCATCTTCCTGCTGCGGCAGTTCTTCCTCACGATCCCCAAGGAGTACGGGGATGCCGCCCGCCTCGACGGCGCCGGCGAGTGGGGCGTGCTGACCCGGGTGGTCGTGCCGATGGCGCGGCCCGGCATCGCCTCGGCCGCGATCTTCCTGTTCTTCCACTCGTGGAACGACTACTACGGCCCACTGCTCTACACGTCAGAGAACCCGGCCGCCTGGCCGGTCAGCTACGGGCTCGCGACGTTCCGCGGGCAGCACGGCACCGACTGGTCGATGACGATGGCGATGACCGTCGTGATCATGATCCCGGTGGTCGTCATCTTCTTCTTCGCACAGAAGGCATTCGTCGAGGGCATCGCGCTCACCGGCGTGAAGGGATAGCACCAGCATGAAACTCGCTGTCGTCGGTGGCGGATCCACATACACCCCCGAGCTCGTGGACGGCTTCGCGCGCCTGCGCGACCAGCTGCCGATCGACGAGCTCTGGCTCATCGACCCCGATCCGCGGCGCCGCGAGCTCGTCGGCGGGGTGGCTCAGCGGATGTTCGCCCACGCCGGCCACCCCGGCACGATCCACGTCACCGATGACCTGGTCACGGGGGTCTCGGATGCCGACGCGGTCATGTTCCAGCTGCGCATCGGCGGGCAGGATGCGCGCCAGCAGGACGAGACCTGGCCGCACGAGGTCTGCTGCATCGGTCAGGAGACGACCGGCCCCGGCGGCTTCGCGAAGGCGCTGCGCACCGTGCCGGTCATCCTCGAGGCGGCGGAGCTCGTGCGGAGGCACGCGAAGCCCGACGCCTGGATCGTCGACTTCACGAACCCGGTCGGCATCGTCACCCGGGCGCTGCTGGAGGCGGGCCATCGCGCCGTCGGGCTCTGCAACGTCGCGATCGGCTTCCAGCGCCGCTTCGCCGGCCAGTTCGGGGTCGCGCCCGACCGCATCCGCCTCGACCACGTCGGCCTCAACCACCTCACGTGGGAGCGCGGCGTGCACCTGCGCGGCGACGACGGCAGCGAGCGCGACGTGCTGCCGGAGCTGCTCGGCGCGCGTCTCGACGAGACGGCCGAGAGCGTCGAGATGTCGCCGACGCTGCTGCGCCTGCAGCAGGCCGTGCCCTCCTACTACCTGCGCTACTTCTACGACCACGACCTCGTGCTCGACGAGCAGAAGCACTCGCGCACCCGCGCCGAGGCCGTGCGCGAGACCGAGAACGCCCTGCTCGCGCGCTACGCCGACCCGGCCGTGGTCGAGAAGCCGGCCGAGCTCGAGCAGCGCGGCGGCGCGTACTACTCCGAGGCCGCGATCGACGTCATCTCGTCGATCCTCGGCGACAAGGGCGACGTGCAGGCGCTGAACGTGCGCAACGACGGCGTCTTCGACTTCCTGCCCGACGACCACGTGATCGAGGTGCCCGCACGGGTGACACGCGACGCGATCACCGCGCTGCCGGTCGCTCCGCTGGATGCCGACATGGCCGGCCTCGTCGCCCATGTCGCCGGCTACGAGCGGCTCGCGCTCGAGGCGGCCGTGCACGGCGGACGCGACCGGGTGCTGCGGGCGATGTGGGCGCATCCGCTCGTCGGCCAGGTCGATCGGGCCGAGAAGCTGACCGACCTGCTGCTCGCCGCGAACAAGGATCTGCTGCCGTGGGCGCGGTGAGCGCTCCGTCGCCGGCCGACGGCCCGCTGCCGATCGTGCTCGCCGTCGACGGCGGCGGGTCGAAGACGGATGTCGTGGCGATCGACCTCGACGGCCGCGTCGTCGGACACGCCCGCGGCGACGGCACGAACCCGCAGACGAAGACCTGGGCGTCGTCGCGTCCGACGCTGGATGCGCTGCGCTCGGCCGCGCTGACGGCGGCGGCCGGCGACGTGGTCGGCCTCGACGAGCGCCGCATCGTCGCCACCCACGTCTACCTCGCCGGGCTCGATCTCGCCGAGGAGCTCGACGAGGGAGCCCGGGAGCTCGCCCACTGGTCGAACGCCGACGGCTCCCCCGCCGTGGTCGACAACGACCTGTTCGCGTTGCTGCGCTCGGGCACGCTCTCGCCCGACGCCGCCGTGGTCGTCTGCGGCACCGGCATCAACGCCCTCGCCGTGCGCGTCGACGGGGCGACCGCGCGCTTCCCCGCGCTCGGCGACATCTCGGGCGACTGGGGCGGCGGCTCGTACCTCGGCAACCGCGCGCTCTGGCACGCGGCCCGCGCCGCCGACGGACGCGGCCCGGCGACGAGTCTGGTGGATGCGGTCCCCGCCGCCCTCGGGCTCGCCTCGGTGAGCGCGGTCACCGAGGCCTTCCACTTCGGACGCCTGCCCGGCGAGGCGATCAATCGGCTCAGCCCGGTGCTGCTCACCGCGGCGAGCGCCGGCGACGAGGTCGCCCGCGGCGTCGTCGATCAGCAGGCCGACGAGATCGTGCTCATGGCGACCGTCGCGCTGCGCCGGCTCGGACTGCTCGAGAAGGACGTGCCCGTCGTGCTGGGCGGCGGCGTGCTCGCCGCGCAGCATCCGCTGCTCACGGCCCGCATCGTGAGCGAGCTGGCC encodes:
- a CDS encoding CPBP family intramembrane glutamic endopeptidase, giving the protein MTSPDTPRPTSTATASDADAQRHPAGRMNGRPTRPGWPEILAAAAVYVLVFWLAPPAILAVTGDSEAVTGLALAALSGVMGLLAFAAAAVIRLRSWSALGVRRVSGRWVLIAVGAGLGAVLIGRLLAIAIVPLVGTGGDVQGSYGAAATSGPLGLVLQLLFIAVLTPIGEEFAFRGVLTNALQRYGAVLSVIASTIVFALAHGVNLALVPAVAVGAVSGVLFVRSKSVWPGVIVHAVNNAVGTGLTLLFAGA
- a CDS encoding choice-of-anchor M domain-containing protein, whose translation is MPLTRTPRLIGGAVGLAALAGSLLTPTAALAAGPLALDSGHIDAFAVSATGDALSLALQEDVTGSHVKHVPEDVVLKVKQSAYTDQLPAGYPGAPSGYVLPLSQNADLIWPGWDTSGTQGAAYSDVTIDIAKVEGPGDVFLYGLGSFGAVTPLLEGGSTQLPGSIHVPKPTHSHAQWTFTKAGSYQLTVAASAKNADGTKSIASDTHVYSFEVGDTEPQPTTVTLSGGKTSYTADEQISLTATVAPPSSHDHWHWFSRAPGGEWAVVPGQATSSLALTAAADLDGHELIARLYGDDHAVIAESAPFAIAITAAPAQPKVELAPLSAHYHSGHPVDLTATATDAAADSSYRWEIQRADQNDFAAVDGTAATLQLTVEPALADARVRVVLVHGGADVAVSEPRTIEVDDHGQAPARTIVVSGLAASYAVDAPIRLSGAHDPATVLSRWQWLVQRADAVEPTVIDGQTSADAEFTATPDLDGATVIARVVGDDGSVYTESQPLLLTVGHTAETPDTELELIADKTDYKIGQTAKFTTKQTPATALSTYQWVSKAPAAAEFTPIAGATKADFSVKPTLALNGTQYAVRLLDGTRIHAESKPFTLKVTQLPATTVLTVTADKAAYAVGDAAQFTSAQNPQTSDEHYHWYLKKAGAADYVWVDQSRESTLSLPVTAAEDGASLVIRLFDHDHAVLAESTPVVLKVDAAPGQPVAPKLSIGGLAADGYYPGDTAELAVTAEPTTELDHWHWFIQRVGDADYTVVPGSSTAATLKHTVAAVDAGARVIARLYGDDHAVVAESQPVTLTVLDGQRKPGATPVARTGAELDGVDAGGVTLSASNVAAGSTVTIDLGAKAAGSWNAVWLFSTPQLLGGDWTAANADGRLAVTIPASTPAGAHRLAVFDAAGALVGWAALQVAATPAAAEQAIATEADRAALAATGVTASPYLAAALLLLLAGAAAVIVARRRRLGGSAQ
- a CDS encoding ROK family transcriptional regulator, with translation MSDGAQTPMPGQPGQPRLLRQLNDRTALTLLLDRGPLSRNEIASLTGLSKPTAAEIIRRLETAGVITEVDAASPSGRRGPNAALYAVDVSSTIAVAIDIQLVDVRSTVVDATGAAHPLVAYRMSPDEARADAAEIIEAAIARAADAAGIDPESVTAAAVGVQASVDHASDSLIFTDVPGGWPRDRVAETLSSALGLRVVLENDANLAAIAERRIGVGRASSSFALFWVAEGIGLALDIGGRVHSGASGAAGETGYLSVPRDALALEPGADTVADLISEDAVVRLALAHDVIANASAAAAATGHFPTPDHDAWLAVLERMPHLEERHPFLLALGERLGHNVLPALAVADPETVIVHGPVGVAGGAALAAATTAWLRTRTRWSTAVVAPGVEVAPALRGAGFVLVDLVREALVARATDGESAATASATPTAPTAPTAPTSSTG
- a CDS encoding extracellular solute-binding protein: MPARSATPARRSASPHRPRTPRRLVAALALAAATATLIAGCTSGGGSGTIDKTAPTHLKGTVSLWHFFTDREAKVVQTAIDGFEKANPDVTVTIHAGQDDEKLQKAISSGQSIDVGLSYTTAIVGSFCSSGAFRDLGPYVKRDKVDLNDIPKAERDYTEYQGTRCTLPVLADVSALMYNKAQFAAAGITEPPKTLDELKADALKLTTYNADGSIKTLGFNPLIDFYENSPEHWSPMIDGQWLAKDGSSLIGKSGGWKKLLTWQKDFVDEIGYDKLRSFTSGLGQEFSADNAFQTGQVAMQIDGEYRSAFIADQAPDLDYGTAPTPVLDGVGHYGASYVAGNVAGIAKGSKNPELAWALLKYLATDTDTQVALANGLKNTPTLTSALTSSKLEVDENYRTFIDAAANEHTITSPATTDGAAYLKTFQDAWNDYQEHGGDLTKILKKVDADIDAANQLAGP
- a CDS encoding sugar ABC transporter permease — encoded protein: MSSATIAGGAAPAPRRRRTSPDARRRRVALVMLAPALLGLAIFFVYPLIASIVYSFTRYNQLQDPQFVGLLNYRFLFTQDPQIAAAATNTLWFVVILVPVRIVFALLVAGLLARARAASGFWRTLFYLPALVPPVASVVAFVFLFNPGTGPVNQILRAVGIQGPLWFNDPNWSKPSLVILGVWVMGDMMIIFLAALLEVPRDLYEAASLDGANGIQQVRHITLPTISPVIGFSVVTGVIAALQYFTEAAVASGVASGKATVGGGTGSGLGYPGTSLLTYTQLLYTRGFTSFQFGYASAMAVVLFVITAVLLVLTMRRISIFRAEES
- a CDS encoding carbohydrate ABC transporter permease, translating into MSVSIGLNPRRPSRLLTWIAEHTLLVTIGVLTIAPIVFVISTSLMSSKQALTATLVPNPVDFSSYIRVFTELPLGQWFGNAALYAVLATVFMLVSSVPAAYALAQIRFRGANLIFTAIIVAMLLPPQVTAVPVYVLWSQLHLTGTLWPLILPNLLGDAFSIFLLRQFFLTIPKEYGDAARLDGAGEWGVLTRVVVPMARPGIASAAIFLFFHSWNDYYGPLLYTSENPAAWPVSYGLATFRGQHGTDWSMTMAMTVVIMIPVVVIFFFAQKAFVEGIALTGVKG
- a CDS encoding 6-phospho-beta-glucosidase, translated to MKLAVVGGGSTYTPELVDGFARLRDQLPIDELWLIDPDPRRRELVGGVAQRMFAHAGHPGTIHVTDDLVTGVSDADAVMFQLRIGGQDARQQDETWPHEVCCIGQETTGPGGFAKALRTVPVILEAAELVRRHAKPDAWIVDFTNPVGIVTRALLEAGHRAVGLCNVAIGFQRRFAGQFGVAPDRIRLDHVGLNHLTWERGVHLRGDDGSERDVLPELLGARLDETAESVEMSPTLLRLQQAVPSYYLRYFYDHDLVLDEQKHSRTRAEAVRETENALLARYADPAVVEKPAELEQRGGAYYSEAAIDVISSILGDKGDVQALNVRNDGVFDFLPDDHVIEVPARVTRDAITALPVAPLDADMAGLVAHVAGYERLALEAAVHGGRDRVLRAMWAHPLVGQVDRAEKLTDLLLAANKDLLPWAR
- a CDS encoding N-acetylglucosamine kinase, coding for MGAVSAPSPADGPLPIVLAVDGGGSKTDVVAIDLDGRVVGHARGDGTNPQTKTWASSRPTLDALRSAALTAAAGDVVGLDERRIVATHVYLAGLDLAEELDEGARELAHWSNADGSPAVVDNDLFALLRSGTLSPDAAVVVCGTGINALAVRVDGATARFPALGDISGDWGGGSYLGNRALWHAARAADGRGPATSLVDAVPAALGLASVSAVTEAFHFGRLPGEAINRLSPVLLTAASAGDEVARGVVDQQADEIVLMATVALRRLGLLEKDVPVVLGGGVLAAQHPLLTARIVSELARLAPHATPTWVTAPPMLGAGLAALEAAGAAPEALARFEREVAAGLPAGAARPSASGASASAPESPHPTTPHPAAPQPDTTTSAAPAAGTREREQV